The following are encoded together in the Lathyrus oleraceus cultivar Zhongwan6 chromosome 3, CAAS_Psat_ZW6_1.0, whole genome shotgun sequence genome:
- the LOC127126192 gene encoding uncharacterized protein LOC127126192 — protein sequence MAPFADRKTGPKWFTQQLPLEMQKDENTFLNVWESFLTPRLLFSYRNTTKNQIALIVYQPNLVSRQFGLIQIKPQPIFPKKGSIIFYNSLHTEDEGKELSKKLADASLDIRPVIFRPSFLCTPEFDEWWKDYYSNKFFDVAAFATHLTNAFAFVQDRTKKAVKIPAKKAVVEASPSTAKKPSTKVSRKPSTIQKKKSEEERKEDKVPSEESGDESPELIPPPQKKKKLTKVSSQRSIVNPIRKDSASTSPAKPQSRDMGSGKSGVNTEIPEVNFFFFISTAYVYLSYIFSSKS from the exons atggcaccttttgctgatagaaaaaccggacctaagtggtttacccaacaactgccctTGGAGATGCAGAAGGACGAAAACacatttctgaatgtttgggaatcgttcttgacccctaggctccttttttcttatcgtaacaccactaaaaaccaaattgctttgatagtttatcaacccaaccttgtttctagacaatttggtctaatccaaatcaaacctcaacctatattccccaaaaaggggtccatcatcttttataactcccttcacactgaagacgaaggcaaagagctgtcgaagaaactagctgatgcttctctcgacattcgaccagttatatttcgaccatcattcttatgcactcctgagtttgatgaatggtggaaggattattattccaacaaattttttgacgtagctgcttttgctacacatttgacaaatgctttcgcttttgtgcaggatcggaccaaaaaag ccgtgaagatccctgctaagaaagctgttgtcgaagcgtcgcccagtactgctaagaagccttcgacaaag gtaagtcgaaaaccctcaacaatccaaaagaagaagagtgaagaggagagaaaagaggataaagtccctagtgaagagtctggtgatgaatctccagagttaatccctccccctcagaagaaaaagaaactcacgaaggtctcttcccaaagGTCCATTGTTAACCCAATCAGGAAGGATTCTGCCAGTACTTCTCCTGCCAAGCCTCAGTCGAGAGATATGGGGAGTGGGAAATCCGGTGTTAATACTGAAATTCCTGAggtaaatttttttttttttatttcgACAGCATATGTTTACCTTTCCTACATCTTTTCTTCTAAATCTTAG